A stretch of Malus sylvestris chromosome 11, drMalSylv7.2, whole genome shotgun sequence DNA encodes these proteins:
- the LOC126589443 gene encoding uncharacterized protein LOC126589443 has protein sequence MEKIEHTTVPTNGINMHVASIGAGPPVLFLHGFPELWYSWRHQLLSLSSLGYRCIAPDLRGFGDTDAPPSPTSYTAMHIVGDLIGLLDHLGIDQVFLVAHDWGAVMAWWFCLFRPDRVKALVNMSIAFSPRNPKRKPVDGFRALFGDDYYICRFQEPGEIERDFDSIGTAAVMKRFLTSRSPKPPCIPKDQGLKSWAAPVTLPSWLTEEDLNYTVSKFSKSGFTGGLNYYRALNLTWELTGPWTGLQIKVPVKFIVGELDIAYNIPGVQAYIHKGGFKRDVPFLQEVVVMEDAAHFIAQEKPDEVSQHVYDFIKKF, from the exons ATGGAGAAAATCGAGCACACGACGGTGCCCACAAACGGCATAAACATGCACGTAGCTTCAATCGGAGCAGGCCCACCGGTGCTCTTCCTTCACGGATTCCCGGAGCTCTGGTACTCCTGGCGCCACCAgcttctctccctctcctccttGGGCTACCGCTGCATAGCCCCCGACCTCCGAGGCTTCGGTGACACCGACGCGCCGCCGTCCCCGACGTCCTACACGGCCATGCACATAGTCGGAGACCTCATCGGGCTGCTTGACCATCTGGGTATTGACCAAGTATTCCTGGTTGCCCACGACTGGGGCGCCGTCATGGCCTGGTGGTTCTGCCTGTTCCGCCCCGACCGGGTGAAAGCCTTGGTCAACATGAGCATCGCTTTCAGTCCCAGGAACCCAAAGAGGAAGCCCGTCGATGGTTTCAGGGCATTGTTTGGCGATGATTATTACATTTGCAGGTTCCAG GAACCCGGAGAGATTGAACGAGATTTTGATAGCATTGGTACTGCAGCGGTCATGAAACGTTTTCTCACCAGCCGCAGTCCAAAACCTCCATGCATACCTAAGGACCAAGGATTAAAATCTTGGGCTGCTCCAGTAACCTTGCCCTCTTGGCTGACAGAAGAGGATCTTAACTATACTGTCAGCAAGTTCAGCAAGTCGGGATTTACTGGAGGATTGAATTACTATCGAGCTTTGAACTT AACCTGGGAGCTTACCGGACCATGGACAGGGCTACAAATCAAGGTACCGGTTAAGTTTATCGTGGGCGAGCTGGACATCGCCTACAATATCCCAGGCGTCCAGGCCTACATACATAAAGGTGGCTTCAAAAGGGATGTGCCATTTTTGCAAGAGGTGGTTGTGATGGAAGATGCAGCTCACTTCATTGCCCAGGAGAAGCCCGACGAAGTCAGTCAGCATGTGTACGACTTCATCAAGAAGTTCTGA
- the LOC126589444 gene encoding 60S ribosomal protein L18-2-like: protein MGIDLVAGGKSKKTKRTAPKSDDIYLKLLVKLYRFLVRRTGSKFNAVILKRLFMSKVNKAPLSLSRLIKYMTGKEGKIAVVVGTVTDDIRVYEVPCLKVTALRFTETARARIEKAGGECLTFDQLALRAPLGQNTILLRGPKNAREAVKHFGPAPGVPHSHTKPYVRSKGRKFEKARGKRNSKGFRV, encoded by the exons ATG GGTATCGATTTGGTCGCCGGTGGCAAGAGCAAGAAGACCAAACGGACAGCCCCAAAGTCCGACGATATCTACCTCAAGCTCCTCGTCAAG CTGTATCGGTTTCTGGTGAGGAGGACCGGCAGCAAGTTCAATGCCGTGATTCTGAAGAGGTTGTTCATGAGCAAGGTGAACAAGGCCCCTCTGTCCCTTTCCCGATTGATTAAGTACATGACCGGAAAGGAGGGTAAGATTGCTGTGGTGGTCGGGACTGTGACCGACGACATTCGGGTTTACGAAGTTCCTTGTTTGAAAGTGACCGCTCTCAGGTTCACCGAGACCGCCAGGGCTCGGATTGAGAAGGCCGGCGGCGAGTGCTTGACTTTCGACCAGCTGGCTCTCAGAGCTCCTCTTGGCCAGAACACG ATTCTTCTTAGAGGACCTAAGAATGCTCGTGAAGCTGTGAAGCATTTTGGACCTGCTCCTGGTGTTCCACACAGCCACACCAAACCCTATGTGCGATCAAAGGGCAGGAAGTTCGAGAAGGCCAGAGGAAAGAGAAACAGCAAGGGTTTCCGTGTTTAA
- the LOC126588906 gene encoding LOW QUALITY PROTEIN: exocyst complex component SEC15B-like (The sequence of the model RefSeq protein was modified relative to this genomic sequence to represent the inferred CDS: deleted 1 base in 1 codon), translating into MHIFPSFSVVFPSNKKKSPNVHVTTPSLFLSLPFSLNPLRALFSLIATMLPTMSRRKVAPSTAENGDSAEKLDQLLLSSAICNGEDVGPFVRKAFTSGKPETLLQHLRHFSRSKESEIEEVCKAHYQDFILAVDDLRSLLSDVDSLKSSLSDSNAKLQSVGLPLLSSLDAFVEARNVSRNVNLALESVRNCIRLMELCSRSNHHLSSSNFYMALKCVDTIESEFLDKTPSSTLKRMLEKKIPEIRWHIERKVSKEFGDWLVEIRVVSRNLGQLAIGQASSARQREEDLRIKQRQAEEQSRLSLRDTVYALEEDDDDGLGGGGVGDDGFNGGGGFDLTPLYRAYHIHQTLGLEDRFKQYYFENRKLQLTSDFQVSSMTPFLESHQTFFAQIAGFFIVEDRIVRTGGGLISKLEVDNLWEAAVSKMCSVLEDQFSRMQTANHLLLIKDYVSLLGVTLRRYGYLVDPLLDVLSKHRDKYHELLLSDCRKQIAEALSADKFDQMLMKREYEYSMNVLSFQIQTSDIIPAFPYVAPFSSTVPDCCRIVRSFIEDSVSFMSYGGQLDFFDVVKKYLDRLLSEVLDGALLKLISTSIHGVSQAMQVAANMAVMERACDFFFRHAAQLSGVPLRMVERGRRQFPLCKARDAAEDTLSGLLKQKVDGFMTLIENVNWMADEPWPNGNEYVNEVIIYLETLVSTAQQILPPQVLKRVLQDVLSHISEKIIGALLGDTVKRFTVHAIMGIDVDIRLLESFADNQAPLLSDEEANQLKTALAESRQLVNLLLSNHPENFLNPVIRERSYNTLDYRKVVLISEKLRDPSERRFGTFGSRGSRQNPQKKSLDALIKRLKDVS; encoded by the exons ATGCATATATTTCCCTCGTTCTCGGTGGTATTTCcgtcaaac aaaaaaaaatccccaaatgTCCATGTAACGaccccctctctctttctctctctcccatttTCCCTAAATCCTCTCCGCGCCCTGTTCTCTCTCATCGCCACGATGCTGCCCACGATGTCTCGGCGGAAAGTGGCTCCGTCCACCGCGGAAAACGGTGACTCGGCTGAAAAACTCGACCAGCTGCTCCTCTCCTCCGCCATCTGCAACGGGGAGGATGTGGGCCCCTTCGTCCGCAAGGCTTTCACTTCCGGGAAGCCCGAGACGCTGCTCCAGCACCTTCGCCACTTCTCCCGATCCAAGGAGTCCGAAATCGAGGAGGTCTGCAAGGCCCACTACCAAGACTTCATCCTCGCCGTCGACGACCTTCGATCTCTCCTCTCCGACGTCGATTCTCTCAAGTCTTCCCTCTCCGATTCCAACGCCAAGCTCCAGTCCGTCGGCCTCCCTCTTCTCTCCTCCCTCGACGCCTTCGTCGAAGCCCGAAACGTATCCCGAAACGTCAACCTCGCGCTCGAATCGGTCCGGAATTGTATTCGTTTGATGGAGCTCTGCTCCCGATCCAATCACCATCTCTCCAGCAGCAACTTCTACATGGCGCTCAAGTGCGTCGACACAATCGAGTCCGAGTTCCTGGACAAAACGCCGTCGTCTACGCTCAAGCGGATGCTGGAGAAGAAGATTCCAGAGATTCGGTGGCACATCGAACGGAAGGTCAGTAAGGAGTTCGGCGATTGGCTGGTGGAGATCCGCGTGGTGAGTCGGAACCTCGGTCAATTGGCGATCGGTCAAGCTTCGTCGGCGAGGCAGCGGGAAGAGGATCTGAGAATCAAGCAGCGGCAAGCTGAGGAGCAGAGCCGCCTCAGCCTCAGAGACACTGTTTACGCTTTGGAAGAGGACGACGACGACGGACTCGGCGGCGGTGGGGTTGGAGATGATGGTTTTAATGGCGGAGGTGGATTTGATTTGACTCCCTTGTACAGAGCCTATCATATACACCAGACTCTGGGGCTTGAAGACCGATTCAAGCAATATTACTTCGAGAATCGAAAGCTTCAGCTCACCTCTGACTTTCAGGTATCTTCCATGACTCCGTTTCTTGAATCGCATCAAACTTTCTTTGCGCAAATCGCCGGATTTTTCATCGTGGAGGATCGAATTGTGAGGACCGGTGGCGGTTTGATTTCGAAATTGGAGGTTGATAATTTGTGGGAAGCTGCTGTGAGTAAAATGTGTTCTGTTTTAGAGGATCAGTTTTCCAGGATGCAAACTGCTAACCATTTGCTGTTGATTAAGGACTATGTGAGCTTGTTAGGTGTGACGTTGCGTCGGTATGGATATTTGGTTGACCCGTTGCTTGATGTTCTAAGCAAACACAGGGATAAGTACCACGAGCTGTTGTTGTCGGATTGTCGTAAACAGATTGCTGAAGCTCTTTCGGCTGACAAATTCGATCAGATGTTGATGAAGAGAGAATATGAGTATTCCATGAATGTTCTTTCGTTTCAGATACAGACGTCTGATATCATACCGGCTTTTCCATATGTTGCACCATTTAGTTCGACAGTGCCTGATTGTTGCCGCATTGTTAGGTCCTTTATTGAGGATTCTGTGAGTTTCATGTCGTATGGCGGGCAGCTTGATTTCTTTGATGTTGTGAAGAAGTATTTGGATAGGTTGTTGAGTGAGGTTTTGGATGGGGCTCTTTTGAAGCTTATCAGTACATCTATCCATGGGGTCTCCCAGGCAATGCAAGTAGCCGCTAATATGGCTGTCATGGAGCGAGCTTGTGATTTCTTCTTCCGACATGCTGCTCAGCTTTCTGGAGTGCCCTTGAGAATGGTAGAGAGGGGGCGGAGGCAGTTTCCGCTATGCAAAGCCCGTGATGCAGCAGAAGACACGCTCTCTGGGCTGCTTAAACAAAAAGTGGATGGGTTCATGACGTTGATTGAGAATGTGAACTGGATGGCCGATGAGCCTTGGCCGAACGGGAATGAATATGTGAATGAGGTGATCATTTATTTGGAAACTCTGGTTTCCACTGCTCAGCAAATATTGCCTCCTCAGGTTCTCAAACGAGTTTTGCAAGATGTCCTTTCTCACATATCGGAGAAGATAATAGGGGCTTTACTTGGGGACACAGTTAAGAGGTTTACCGTACATGCAATTATGGGCATTGATGTGGATATTCGATTACTGGAATCTTTTGCAGATAATCAAGCTCCTCTACTCTCAGATGAGGAAGCAAATCAGTTGAAAACGGCACTTGCTGAGTCGAGGCAATTAGTTAACTTACTCTTAAGCAATCATCCAGAGAATTTTCTTAATCCGGTAATCAGGGAGAGGAGTTACAATACCTTGGACTACAGAAAAGTAGTGCTTATTTCAGAAAAGTTGAGGGATCCTTCAGAGCGGCGATTTGGAACCTTTGGTAGCCGGGGAAGCAGGCAGAACCCCCAGAAGAAATCTCTAGATGCATTGATTAAGAGACTCAAGGATGTGAGTTGA